The genome window TGCTTCAACAGGGTCTACAGAACTCACGGTCTGATGGGAGCTTAATCGAGACTGGAGAACTGAAAGGGAACATAGATGGATACTTGAAACCCACCAACAAGAACACAACTACTGTTTGCTACTCATTTCAATATGATTGATTAGAAAACATGATTTTGCTTTACTTGAAAGAAAATGAGTTGCaatattttattgtatctttATAAGGGATAATAACAGACTTCTTCACTACTTCTTGGGTactattgtatttcattttttctcctaCAGGGACTTACTCCATCTTCCTTTATTATTGCCCACCTCTTCTTCTTCATATTCATTTCTATGTGTATACTAACATCTGAATTTGGCTGGACTTTTAAGAAATAACATTCTAAGAGCATAAGATAATTTAAGCTCTTTCCACTGACATATGTGGATATGGTGAAGGAATGAAGGCAAAGGAATAAACATTGGAAAATGTAAGTGTTCTGTATCTTTACAGCTCTTTCCTGCTTTGTAGATATGATCCATTAACTAAAGATTGTCTGGAAATGTGTGAATGAGAAAATGTAGGAAAATCAAAGTCCAGCTGAGGGAATAGGGATGTGCTTCAGGAAAATGTAACAAGTGCTGAAGAAAGCTGCAGCCCAACTAAGCAAAGTCCTCTTGGTAAAATATGCTGCAAACACTTGGCTGCTTTCTGAGACTTTAAAGGACAAtcagtttttaaagtattaaagACAAATGGTCCTGACTGATAGACCTGATCATATAATCTTTTGTCACTGGCTTCCTGTGGTAGAGACAGTCACCTTAAGGAATCAGCTGTAGCTgaggtggttttggttttgtttcagttcttctttttctctagagATCTCAGCAAATCGATAGCAAAGGGGAACCTGTAGTGAGAAGAAAGGGCCACCATTAGCAAGTGTGACATTTCAGTGGAGtttagagagacaaagaaagtaACAAGATCACACTTAGAATACTGGAAAGGACTGCAGTGGAGGAGAACAAGCGTCTACTTGTAGAGGATGGCATGCCAGAGGCAGCCAATtcgggaggagagggagggagagaaaggggaaaagccTTTGATAGAATATAAGGGTGTGGACCAATGTGAATGCCTTCCAACATGATGACTGAACAAGCCATTCTGCATGCATCTTCCTCTCTGTCTAGAAGCTGAGACCATGGTAGTCCATCCTTTGAACCTGGTGAAAACTTGAAATGTATTCTCTAGGAAGGGAAAGCTATAGCTATTAACTTTGTTGTCATGTCTCAGAAGGAAGCCCTCACTTTTATTTGTGATAAGTAGCATAAAAAGCTTTCCATATTTTCAGAGGGAAAATTTTCATATTCTTGGGAGAGAGTAGTGTGGATTCATACTTGCAAATACACAATCAGGAGCAATTGACACTAGTTATCTAGAACAAGCAACATGGAGGCAcacgcatgtgcatacacacacatacatacactataaaaaacaaagaactcaCCAAAAAGAAAACTTCATTCATGGTATAagagataatataaaaatatggattCTCAGAGGCCTGCACCCTCACACAAAGAGAACAGCATAATATTGAAATAGTACCATAAAGCTATCTTAGGACAGTAACATATAAttacaagaataaaataaatatgaattgtGAATTATTGTGATTACAATTTAGTTTATGGACTAGAAAAAAAGTGAGTTGGAAAATTTAAGGAAATAGGGATTAACCCAAAAAGTTTAATGACCAATTAGAATATTTTTGGGAAAAATGCTGGGGAGAACGATATGTAACATGGTACCTAGCTTTCATGTgaattctgagaaagaaatcaggcccATAGCTTGTAAACAATGACTTCCCACTGAGCTTTCTCCTTACTCCTGCATTCAAGGAACTGTGAGAAATTTTCCcagaaatgaaaaacaatcttcatatatataaaaaaaatcaaggtgggaACAGTGGTGGAGacctttaatccagcacccaggaggtagacgcaggcagatctttatgagctcaaggccagcctggtgtacatagtgagttccgggatagccagctacatggtgagaccctgtattgaaaaaaaaaggaagaagaagaaaacaaaaaattgttttattcattcatcacaGATTAATGATGTGGCATCTTTATAGAATTTAGGCATGGcaggaataaaaaaatctttaaaaatcaccagaaagaaacacaaaaaagaaaaggagtcaCACAGGCTTATCATTtaagctgagaaagaaaaatgttttcatccACCAGGTATACCTACATAAGTGAAAACATTCTTGACATTCAAAGGCTGAGAACACCAGCAGCATCtagttatattatttattaatttattgaatACATGTAGAAAAGTTGATGAAAACCAGGAACCAAAGAACTAAAACATCCTTCCAacttggagaaagaaaggaaaatgggtgAGGCCCTGTGAAGAGGACAGAGTTTCATCTCCTGCAGTAAAAGGCCAATGGCATCATGATACTATGCAAACACATGTGTATTAGCACATTATTCAGAGGCATAGCGATATAGGTCACCCAAAAGCTGAAACTAAACATGAAAGTAGCAAACTTAAAGGCAATGACTGTCCTTTTATTACATTTGGTACTATAGTTATATCCTACTATTATTTTGGGGTATATTTGCATGCCTGTAGGTgggtgtttgtgtgagtgtgtgcatatgtgtgtgtccacagaaAATGCAtagaatgtggaggtcagaggtcagtctcTGTTACCACTCTTCAGGAGCTATTGATCTTGGTTTTAtgacagtgtctctcattgaTGTGGGACTGGGTGGCCAAAGAGCCCCAGGAtccatttgtttctgtgtgttcagtgctgggatttaaggcaagtgccaccatgcctggttctcttATATcacttctgggaattgaactcagaccctGAATGTTGTGTGGCCAGCAATGTACagactgagttatctctccagctctaaaattaattttatcacATTCATATAGAAATATGATATTtcatcaaaatatctttatttgtatAGTGGCATTAAAAATTATGTCTTTGCTCTGCATTCTTGATATATTTACAGAGAAAATCTGCCTGAAGAGATGTGAAGTTCCCATCAACTGCAagataatattttcataaaaaattaaCCATTAACAAAGTAGGGGATTGTATCAATCACTTCTACCCTCATCCTGGGTAAGTTTAGTTGACTCAACAttacaaaagaacaaaactacATTTCTTGATGCTTAAAAATAGGAATAGATCCTCATTTAAGTGAGTCCCTCACTTACAGTGAAGAAACTCTGAGATCTGTTGACTTTGGCATCTTTCTCTTCGTTTTCTAGTTCCGATCTTACATCTTTGCAGGTGATGTAGAGCATGACTTATGGCCACTAAAAACAGGACAGAAGTGACTGAATTTGTGTTGTTGGGCTTGTCCAGCAGGCCAGAGATGCAGCCAGTTATTTTTGGAGTTGTCCTTGTCATGTACCTGATGGCAGTTATGGGCAATACCCTACTAATACTTGTTGCTTGCTCAGACCCCAAGCTTCAGACCCCCATGTATTtcctgctcagccagctttccttGATTGACATATCTCTAACAACCATCACAGTTCCTCAGATGCTGGTGCACACACTGTCTGTGGATAGAAGCATTTCATATAACCACTGTATAGTACAGCTGTTCTTCTTTATGGCAGTGGGCAGCATGGAAGGCCACTTGCTGGCTGCCATGGCATATGATCGCTTTGTTGCCATCTGTGACCCTTTAAGATACTCTGCCATTGTCAGCCATAGCCTCTGTCTGAGAATAACATTGACCTCATGGGTGGTGGTCAGCCTTAACAGTCTCCTGTACAGTGTGCTGGTCACTCGTTTAACCTTCTGTGGCAACCAGGTCACTCACTTCTTCTGTGACATCACTCCTCTGCTGAAGCTCTCCTGCACTCGACCATTGGTCAATGAAATGTTAATCTTCACTGAGGGTGTAGCTGTGGTGGTCAGCCCCTTCTTGTTCATTTTAGGGTCCTATGTCCGCATAGGTGTTGCTATAGCCCACATGCATTCAATTGCTGCCCTGAGTAAAGCTCTGTCTACCTGTGGCTCCCACATTTTGGTTGTGCTGCTCTTGTATGGTTCTGTGATTCGCATGTACCTCAAGCCATCTTCTAGCTATGACTTAGCCCAGGATCGCCAGGTTGCCATCTTTTACACAGTAGTCACTCCGATGCTAAATCCAGTCATCTATAGCCTCAGGAACCAAGAAGTTAAAGGAGCTCTACAGAGGCTTTTTAGGAAACTTTGCATTTCAGGAAGCTTCCAGCCTGGCTCTCAGGCAAACAAACAATACCAGCACACCTCCTGAGAATCAAAAATTAGTCTGAAAACACTGTAGATAGGTGAGGTATTCTCTTAATAGTGTCTATGAATCATATTCTTGTGGAATAATCTTGGCTATCAACACCCTCCTGGTtaaattaggaaagaaatgaatttatGAAATAATGGGTTTTGGTCCCTTTGACTGACTGAGAATCTTATAGCAGTGTAACTCAGAAGGTTCTTTCTAATCACTGAACCATCAAACATGTAACAATCAACCCAGAGAATGCCTCATCAATACGATAGCAAATCAATAGGGCTTGCAGAACTTGACCTTATTTTATAATCATGTGTCTTATACTGTCTTCCAATGAGAAGTCAAAGTGAGTTACAACTCTGTTGTGCAggaaattaaagttaaaataaatcacGGGTGGAATGGAGTAACCCTCCTTAACCGTTGTATATTTACAGTCTCTCAATTCAAGATCATTTTAACTAACAATAAGTTCCAAGTCTATAGTTTAAATTATCCTATTTTTATCTTCAACTCTCCTTTGGCTGTGTTAATTTTGTGCTCTGTATTAGATAGACATGAGGTGATGCTTCATAGATGATCGACTACATAATTTTTGAGGTGGATGTAGAAATAGAAATATCAGAGGCAATGTATAGATGACACTTAAAACTGTGATGATGAATAAAAATTTATCAAAAGGTGAGTATAGAAAATAGTAGAAATATGAACTACGAGCTAAAACGGATAGGGAGAGAAAGATTTAAAGGTCTTAGAgaggacaaaacaaaaatgaactggGAAGTGGCTGTTGAAGGAAAAACAGGTACATTTGTTATACTAGCACCTTATAAAATAACATTTGCAGAATGGAGCAGTTCTTCTCTCAAATACAGCTGAAAAACTATTGATGAGAATGGAAATTATTAGATTTCCCAAGATGTGGACTGCTGACAAGCATCATTAAAAGCTAGGGGGAAATTCCATTTACAGACATTTCATGATAATGTGTAAGAGGGGAAGTAAAGGTTGTGATTATTGACTGtaagaatttgttttttatttttctgagatagaCCAAAAGTTCTGTGTAACATGGTGTTCATAGAGTTTTTTGTAATTTTGATAAAGATTGTGGTACTGTGTAGGAGAGTGAACATGGGGAGAAACAAATAAtactaaagatatttttaaaagccatggAAAGTATTGTTTCAAGAAGCTTTCTAATGTGCTCAAGCAGTATTACCCTGTAATGTGGACAATGCCTTTCCCAAACAGAATAGGCTATTAAGTAAAATCCCCGAGCTAGGTATGGGATACCTCTTTTTCAGTTGTTGGTCAGTTGGGTCCCCCagacattacaggctattgttattgttattgtttacccaccagaacttgatagtaagaccttattgctgaagacaatataTGCTTGAGTCATAGAAAACGGAAGC of Peromyscus maniculatus bairdii isolate BWxNUB_F1_BW_parent chromosome 4, HU_Pman_BW_mat_3.1, whole genome shotgun sequence contains these proteins:
- the LOC102903490 gene encoding olfactory receptor 1f45-like encodes the protein MATKNRTEVTEFVLLGLSSRPEMQPVIFGVVLVMYLMAVMGNTLLILVACSDPKLQTPMYFLLSQLSLIDISLTTITVPQMLVHTLSVDRSISYNHCIVQLFFFMAVGSMEGHLLAAMAYDRFVAICDPLRYSAIVSHSLCLRITLTSWVVVSLNSLLYSVLVTRLTFCGNQVTHFFCDITPLLKLSCTRPLVNEMLIFTEGVAVVVSPFLFILGSYVRIGVAIAHMHSIAALSKALSTCGSHILVVLLLYGSVIRMYLKPSSSYDLAQDRQVAIFYTVVTPMLNPVIYSLRNQEVKGALQRLFRKLCISGSFQPGSQANKQYQHTS